The Nitrospirota bacterium DNA segment ATGTTTCTTTTGCCCGTGCAGTAGCTTCAGGAGACATGACCCAGAGGCTTGGTATAAAAACCGATGATGAATTAGGCACCCTCGGTGAGGCATTGAATAAAATGGTTGATGACCTGAAAGGGATAATTGTCAAGATAAAAACCTCTTCGACAAACGCAACTGCCACCTCTAACCAATTAGCTGATACATCAAAAAAGCTTTTTAATGGCGCCAATATCCAGATGGAATCGGTGGAGGCCACCTCTGCCTCCATCAACCAGATGAATTCTTCCACAAAAGGGGTAGCTGATGCTGCAGAAGACCTGTCCAGGTCTGCTAACGAAAGTTCTTCAGCCATCCTCGAGATGACCACATCCATAAACCAGATTGCAGATAGCACCAGCACACTCTCCTCACTGGTTGAAACCTCCTCCTCTTCTATCGAGGAGATGTCAGCCTCTATGAAAGAGATAGCTGAAAATGTAATCGTCCTCTCCACTGCTGCAGAAGAGACAGCCTCTGCCGTCAATGAGATCACTACCACCATAAAAGCGATAGAGGCCAATGCTGATACATCAGCAGCACTATCAGAAAACGTAAAAAGAGATGCCTCAGAACTGGGGATGAAGGCCATAGAAAAGACAATGGCTGGGATGGAGAGGATAATGAAATCTGTAGAGGCCACAGGTCAGACAATCAACAGACTGGGAGAAAGGTCCCAGCAGATTGAAAAAATACTCACGGTTATAGATGAAGTAACAGACCAGACAACACTCCTTGCCCTCAATGCAGCCATCCTCGCTGCACAGGCAGGGGAACATGGAAAAGGCTTTGCAGTAGTAGCGGATGAGATAAAAGACCTGGCAGAAAGGACTGCAGCCTCCACAAAAGAGATTGCCCAGATGATTGCATCAATACAGAATGAGGTAGGAGAATCTGTTACAGCCATAAAAGAAGGCTCAAAAAGCGCCATAGAGGGGATGCAACTGTCTAAAGAGGCAAAGGATGCACTGAATAAAATCCTTGAGGGAGCAGACAAGTCAGCGCAGATGACACTGGAAATAAAAAGGACGACACAAGAGCAGACAAAAGGGGCCAGTCAGGTTAATGAGCTGGTGCAGACAACCACACAGATGGTCAAAGATATTGCCCGTTCCACGCAGGAGCAGAGGAAAGGTTCAGAGCAGATAATGGAAGCAGTTGAGAGGATGAGGGATGTTGCAAGGCAGGTGCAGCAATCAATCATCGAACAAACAAAGGGGGTACAGTTGAGAACGTCAACCATAAAGTTCAATCGATCGCCAGGGCCACCAGGGAACAACAGGCAGGCAGTGAACAGATAGTTAAGGCAGTAGAGACGATCAGGGATATCACCCGGCAAAACATTGACCTCTCCTCAGCGGTCAATGAGGCTGTTGAGACCCTCGTCAAACAGTCTAATCTTTTGAAGGAGGAAGTAAAGAGATTTATAGTGTGAAGCCAGTATTGTCATTTGACTATCCTTCTGAGATGTTTTAAAATTTACCATGCATTCCGATTATGTCCCGCTTCATCTCCATACACAGCATAGCCTTCTTGATGGGGCCATCAGGGTTGAAGAACTCATAATAAAGGCCCAGGAATACAAGCTCCCTGCTATAGCAATTACAGATCACGGGAACTTGTTTGGTGCTGTAAATTTCTATAAAACAGTATCGAAAGCCGGGATAAAACCTATAATAGGGTGTGAGGTTTATGTTGCTCCAAAAAGCCGCTTTGACAGGGGCCTTAACGGTATTTCAGAGGCATCCTTTCACTTAATACTGCTCTGCAAAGATACCCACGGATATAAAAATCTCATGACCCTTGTTAGTAAAGCATATCTCGAAGGCTTTTATTACAGGCCAAGAATCGATAAAGACCTCTTAACTCAATACAGCGGAGGGCTCATTGGCCTGTCGTCCTGCCTTAAAGGTGAAATCCCATATCTTCTCTCAAAGGGCATGTTAGATGAGGCGAGGGAGGCTGCCCTCAGTTACAAGCGTATCCTTGGGGCAGAAAATTTTTACCTCGAAATTCAGGCCAATGGACTGCCAGAGCAGGAAAAAGTGAACAGTCAGCTTATTGCTCTGGGCCGTGAGCTACACATAGGGCTTGTGGCTACAAATGACTGCCATTACCTGAACAGAGAAGACGCTAAGGCTCATGATATCCTCCTGTGCATCCAGACAGGTAAGACACTTAAGGACACAGACAGGATGAAATTTACCGGAGAGGGTTTTTATTTTAAAAGCCCAGAGGAGATGAAAACAGCATTTAAGGACATACCTGAGGCTATCGAGAATACAAAAAAGATCGCAGAAAGGTGCAATCTCGACATTAAATTTAGTGAATTTCATCTACCAAAATATGAGTTGAATGATTCGAACTATTCGAACGATCTAAACGGTTATTTAAGAAAGGTAGCAGAGGATGGGCTTGAGAAGAAATTGATCGAAGATTCGCCGTGGCGAAAAGGCCAGATCCCTGAACAATATATAGAAAGGTTAAACAGCGAGTTGAAGATGATAGAGACCATGGGCTTTTCCTCTTATTTCCTCATAGTCTGGGATTTTATAAGGTATGCAAAGGCCAAAGGTGTACCTGTAGGACCTGGCAGGGGCTCGGCTGCAGGGAGCCTTGTTGCCTATTGCCTTGATATCACCGAGATCGACCCGATCAAATATGGCCTCCTCTTTGAAAGGTTCTTAAATCCTGAGAGAATAAGCATGCCTGATATAGACGTTGATTTCTGTATGGACAGACGTCCTGAGGTTATAGAGTATGTAGCCGAGCGCTACGGAAAAGACCGCGTAGCCCAGATTATAACCTTTGGCACCATGCAGGCAAGGGCAGCCATAAGGGATGCTGGAAGGGCCATGGACATCCCTTATGCAGAGGTGGATAGAGTCGCAAAACTTATACCAAATATCCCCGGCATAACCTTAAAGGATGCCCTCACAATAGATTCACCGTTAAAGGAATTATATGAAGAAAACAGCAAGATCAGGGAGATGATTGATATTGCACAGAGGCTTGAGGGGCTTACAAGACACGCATCAACCCATGCAGCAGGTATTGTAATATCCCCGGAGCCACTTACAGAGTTTTCGCCCCTTTATAAGGCGCCAAATGATGCAGTCATAACAACCCAGTACGAGATGGCGGCTATTGAGTCTCTCGGACTTCTAAAGTTTGATTTCCTGGGGCTTAAGACCCTGACAGTAATTGACAAAACCGAGAAACATGCAAATAAAACATCGAAGACAACTCTACACGAGGATTTTGAACCTTTTCGAACAAAGAATATTCCTCTCAATGACAGAGAAACCTTTGATCTTCTAAGTTCTGGCCGGACAACCGGAATATTCCAGCTTGAAAGTTCAGGTATGAGGGAGCTTCTTGTAAGGCTCCGGCCTGAGGCATTTGAGGACCTCATTGCCCTCGTTGCTCTTTACAGGCCAGGCCCCCTCGGAAGCGGGATGGTGGAGGATTTTATTAAGAGGAAAAGGGGACACATCCCGATAAAATATGCGCTGCCACAGCTTGAAGAAATACTACAAGAGACCTATGGTGTAATTCTCTATCAGGAACAGGTAATGAGGATAGCGAACAAGCTAGCCAATTTTACCATGGGCCAGGCTGATATTTTAAGAAAAGCTATGGGTAAAAAGATGCCTGAAGAAATGGAAAAACTCAAAAAAACCTTTATACAGGGGGCAAAAAACAATAAAATCCCCGAGAAAAAAGCAGAAAAAATATTTGACCTCATGGCCTTCTTTGCAGAATATGGATTTAACAAATCCCATTCGGCTGCCTACGCCCTTATAGCCTATCAAACAGCTTATTTAAAAACCCATTTGCCGGTTGAATTCATGGCAGCATTACTGAGCTCAGACATGGATAATACATCCAAGGTCGTAACCTATATAAATGACTGCAAAGAGATGGGTATAAAAATCCTGCCACCGGATATTAATGAGAGCGAACGGGAGTTTAAGGTTATGGGTAATTCCATCCGCTTTGGCCTTGAGGCTGTGAAAGGCGTTGGTGGCTCTGCAATAGAGGCCATAATAGAGGCAAGAACTGCAGGGACTTTCACATCCTTTATGAATTTTTGCACAAAGGTCGATAGCAGACGGGTCAACAAAAAAGTTATTGAAAGCCTGATAAAAGCAGGAGCCTTTGATTCCACAGGCAGGAGGTCCCAGTTAATGGCTGCCCTTGACTCTACCCTGGACAGTGCAGCTAAGGCACAGAAGGCAAAAAACTCAGGACAGGGGATTATCTTTGAAACTCAACATACCGGAGGGGAAACCCTT contains these protein-coding regions:
- a CDS encoding methyl-accepting chemotaxis protein, producing the protein MFKFKKIGIKIIIIVAVAIFLMMSAIATRVVISEKKAFTADLTNKGESLAKFMAKVAPASILTYDVSMLDSYVKELTKDREVLYSVILNKNGDFLSAHLDKEKKLIAGLKDKKDDDMKNLIKEIGAKKNVIEIEQPIIYQNETIGTVRIGLTKQILNQKIREQILAIIIVSLVGIILAIAAIAIYVTKGVATPLNRDVSFARAVASGDMTQRLGIKTDDELGTLGEALNKMVDDLKGIIVKIKTSSTNATATSNQLADTSKKLFNGANIQMESVEATSASINQMNSSTKGVADAAEDLSRSANESSSAILEMTTSINQIADSTSTLSSLVETSSSSIEEMSASMKEIAENVIVLSTAAEETASAVNEITTTIKAIEANADTSAALSENVKRDASELGMKAIEKTMAGMERIMKSVEATGQTINRLGERSQQIEKILTVIDEVTDQTTLLALNAAILAAQAGEHGKGFAVVADEIKDLAERTAASTKEIAQMIASIQNEVGESVTAIKEGSKSAIEGMQLSKEAKDALNKILEGADKSAQMTLEIKRTTQEQTKGASQVNELVQTTTQMVKDIARSTQEQRKGSEQIMEAVERMRDVARQVQQSIIEQTKGVQLRTSTIKFNRSPGPPGNNRQAVNR
- a CDS encoding DNA polymerase III subunit alpha, whose translation is MHSDYVPLHLHTQHSLLDGAIRVEELIIKAQEYKLPAIAITDHGNLFGAVNFYKTVSKAGIKPIIGCEVYVAPKSRFDRGLNGISEASFHLILLCKDTHGYKNLMTLVSKAYLEGFYYRPRIDKDLLTQYSGGLIGLSSCLKGEIPYLLSKGMLDEAREAALSYKRILGAENFYLEIQANGLPEQEKVNSQLIALGRELHIGLVATNDCHYLNREDAKAHDILLCIQTGKTLKDTDRMKFTGEGFYFKSPEEMKTAFKDIPEAIENTKKIAERCNLDIKFSEFHLPKYELNDSNYSNDLNGYLRKVAEDGLEKKLIEDSPWRKGQIPEQYIERLNSELKMIETMGFSSYFLIVWDFIRYAKAKGVPVGPGRGSAAGSLVAYCLDITEIDPIKYGLLFERFLNPERISMPDIDVDFCMDRRPEVIEYVAERYGKDRVAQIITFGTMQARAAIRDAGRAMDIPYAEVDRVAKLIPNIPGITLKDALTIDSPLKELYEENSKIREMIDIAQRLEGLTRHASTHAAGIVISPEPLTEFSPLYKAPNDAVITTQYEMAAIESLGLLKFDFLGLKTLTVIDKTEKHANKTSKTTLHEDFEPFRTKNIPLNDRETFDLLSSGRTTGIFQLESSGMRELLVRLRPEAFEDLIALVALYRPGPLGSGMVEDFIKRKRGHIPIKYALPQLEEILQETYGVILYQEQVMRIANKLANFTMGQADILRKAMGKKMPEEMEKLKKTFIQGAKNNKIPEKKAEKIFDLMAFFAEYGFNKSHSAAYALIAYQTAYLKTHLPVEFMAALLSSDMDNTSKVVTYINDCKEMGIKILPPDINESEREFKVMGNSIRFGLEAVKGVGGSAIEAIIEARTAGTFTSFMNFCTKVDSRRVNKKVIESLIKAGAFDSTGRRSQLMAALDSTLDSAAKAQKAKNSGQGIIFETQHTGGETLPDIEEWERSELLRMEKEAIGFYITGHPLDKYKEKLEQSSVTPSCDLQELQDKEEVTLGGIIIRVKQIQSKKRDIMAYLTVEDLYGITEVIVFPDLYRESSGIISEDTPIIISGQIDKTDKGLKVIAKKISSLESSMLRPRPILARRSGAGSPMESGDRQKTEIKKLTLTLTTDTNTENLIRLKEIILRYSGNCPVYLRITSPNHWETIASTALGVAPSKEMVMEVENLMGKGTVVVS